A DNA window from Spirochaetota bacterium contains the following coding sequences:
- the ruvA gene encoding Holliday junction branch migration protein RuvA produces MFDYLVGKVVEIDDGRVVLEVNNIGYSIYLSFRDLSSIEVGKEYKVYLYRHLYENGDELYGFLDRDSRKVFLALMSVSSVGSKLAMKILSHFSPSEIVRAVIKGDTSVLSSVKGISEKTSERIVAELKSSIHKLGIKVDEEKSNFDDIVKALRSLGYNQNDILFAINTAKKSNPRLLYEDISTALHSCLAVLKNR; encoded by the coding sequence ATGTTTGACTATTTAGTTGGTAAGGTTGTTGAGATTGATGATGGTAGAGTAGTCTTGGAAGTTAACAACATAGGTTATTCTATTTACCTATCTTTTAGGGATTTATCTTCTATTGAGGTTGGTAAGGAATATAAGGTTTATCTGTACAGGCACTTGTATGAGAACGGTGATGAACTGTATGGATTTCTAGATAGAGATTCAAGAAAAGTTTTTCTGGCGCTTATGAGTGTGAGTAGTGTAGGTTCTAAACTGGCTATGAAGATTCTTTCACACTTCTCACCTTCTGAAATTGTAAGGGCAGTAATTAAAGGAGACACTAGTGTTTTGTCTTCTGTTAAGGGGATTAGTGAGAAAACATCAGAAAGAATAGTTGCTGAACTTAAAAGTTCTATTCACAAACTTGGTATAAAGGTTGATGAGGAGAAATCAAATTTTGATGACATTGTGAAGGCTTTGAGGAGTTTAGGATACAATCAGAATGATATACTCTTCGCTATAAACACTGCTAAGAAATCAAATCCTAGACTACTTTATGAGGATATATCCACTGCGCTACACAGTTGTCTCGCTGTGCTGAAGAATAGGTGA
- a CDS encoding metal-sensitive transcriptional regulator → MEKVKIEKYRPSHLPHELKHNLKSRINRAKGHLESIVKMIEEDRPCEEIVLQLVAVKSAVNETIISILEGHLEMYQSDPEEYKNLDTIEIVKILTKVLRSK, encoded by the coding sequence ATGGAAAAAGTAAAGATTGAAAAATACCGACCTTCGCATTTACCTCACGAACTCAAGCATAACCTGAAAAGTAGGATAAACAGAGCCAAGGGACATCTTGAATCTATCGTTAAGATGATTGAGGAGGATAGACCTTGCGAAGAGATAGTCTTACAGTTGGTAGCTGTAAAATCAGCAGTCAATGAAACAATAATCAGTATCCTTGAAGGACATTTGGAAATGTATCAATCAGACCCAGAGGAATACAAAAACCTTGACACTATTGAAATAGTCAAGATCCTAACAAAGGTTCTTAGGTCAAAGTAG
- the pyrH gene encoding UMP kinase, whose amino-acid sequence MLKFKRCVIKISGEVLGGASGFGIDMDVVAFVVDEVLKAYELGAEVSIVVGGGNFIRGSKVAVKGIERVNSDRLGMISTILNSITLSDTFTSRGVSSIVLSAIPVDGIAEKYSVEKALEYLSKRYILLLAGGTGNPFFSTDTSAVLRAAELQADVVLKATKVDGIYDKDPMKYPDAKKFEEIDGNEVLLRNLKVMDLTAFSLSCESKIPIVVFNLMEKDVIRKIVSGEKVGTFVRV is encoded by the coding sequence ATGTTGAAGTTCAAGAGGTGTGTGATAAAGATAAGTGGTGAGGTTTTGGGAGGGGCTAGTGGGTTTGGAATTGATATGGATGTTGTTGCGTTTGTTGTTGATGAAGTTTTAAAGGCTTACGAATTAGGAGCTGAAGTTAGTATAGTGGTAGGTGGTGGTAATTTTATAAGAGGTAGTAAGGTTGCTGTCAAGGGGATTGAGAGAGTTAATAGTGATAGACTTGGAATGATATCAACGATACTTAATTCAATAACACTTTCTGATACATTCACTTCAAGGGGGGTTAGTTCAATTGTTCTTTCTGCTATACCTGTTGATGGAATAGCGGAGAAGTATTCGGTAGAGAAGGCTTTAGAATACCTTTCAAAACGATATATACTACTTCTTGCTGGTGGGACTGGTAATCCGTTTTTCTCTACGGATACATCGGCAGTATTGAGGGCGGCAGAACTTCAAGCAGATGTTGTCTTAAAAGCAACCAAAGTTGATGGTATCTACGACAAAGACCCTATGAAATATCCTGATGCTAAAAAGTTTGAAGAAATTGATGGTAATGAGGTGTTATTGAGAAACTTGAAGGTTATGGATTTAACTGCTTTCAGTTTGAGCTGTGAGAGTAAGATACCAATTGTTGTCTTTAACCTTATGGAGAAAGATGTGATAAGAAAGATTGTATCTGGTGAGAAAGTTGGAACTTTTGTGAGGGTTTAA
- a CDS encoding glycosyltransferase family 4 protein — translation MKFALVSDWIVSFAGSERVVKHIYSLYPSDVFTLVANDETLQKVGIPSDRVVQSFISRLPFSKEKYRNYLPLFPIAIEQFDLSSYDVIISSSHAVAKGVLTKHYQLHVCYCHTPIRYAWDLYHQYLKEANLEKGLKSLIARVILHYIRLWDYSTANRVDYFISNSRYTARRIKKIYGRDAEVIYPPVDVESFRLREDKEEFYLVASRMVPYKMIPMVVETFSYLPDRKLVVIGDGPEFKKVKNIAKGKSNIEILGYQPNEVLIDYMQRAKAFIFAAEEDFGIMPVEAMACGTPVIAFGRGGTVETVVDGKTGVFFYEQTPSALKDAILKFEKIQDEIDPKFVRSNAEKFSESVFRSRIKEFIDDKINKLF, via the coding sequence ATGAAGTTTGCTTTGGTTTCTGACTGGATTGTTTCTTTTGCTGGTTCAGAGAGAGTTGTTAAGCATATCTACTCTCTGTATCCTTCAGATGTTTTCACACTTGTGGCTAATGACGAGACACTTCAAAAGGTTGGTATTCCAAGCGATAGAGTAGTTCAATCATTCATTTCTAGACTTCCATTTTCAAAAGAGAAATATAGAAACTATCTTCCTCTCTTCCCGATAGCGATAGAACAGTTTGACCTATCAAGTTATGATGTTATCATATCGTCTTCGCACGCAGTAGCGAAGGGTGTTTTGACAAAGCATTATCAACTACATGTCTGCTATTGTCATACGCCGATAAGGTATGCTTGGGATTTGTATCACCAGTATCTCAAAGAAGCAAACCTAGAAAAAGGGCTTAAGTCTCTCATAGCAAGAGTCATACTACACTACATAAGATTGTGGGATTATTCTACGGCGAATAGGGTAGATTATTTTATCTCAAACTCAAGATACACTGCAAGAAGGATTAAAAAGATTTACGGTAGAGATGCTGAAGTTATCTATCCACCTGTTGACGTTGAGAGTTTTAGATTGAGAGAGGATAAGGAAGAGTTTTATCTAGTTGCGTCTAGAATGGTGCCATACAAGATGATACCGATGGTTGTAGAAACATTCTCTTATCTTCCAGATAGGAAGCTGGTTGTGATAGGTGATGGTCCTGAATTTAAAAAAGTTAAGAATATCGCAAAAGGTAAGAGTAATATTGAAATTTTGGGGTATCAACCTAATGAGGTATTGATAGACTATATGCAGAGAGCGAAAGCGTTTATATTTGCTGCGGAAGAAGACTTTGGTATTATGCCCGTTGAAGCGATGGCCTGTGGAACACCTGTCATTGCTTTCGGTAGAGGAGGAACGGTAGAAACTGTCGTTGATGGTAAAACAGGAGTATTCTTCTATGAACAAACACCTTCAGCACTCAAGGATGCAATACTGAAGTTTGAAAAAATACAGGACGAGATTGATCCAAAGTTTGTAAGGTCAAACGCAGAAAAGTTTTCAGAGAGTGTCTTCAGAAGTAGAATAAAAGAATTCATTGATGACAAGATAAACAAATTATTCTAG
- a CDS encoding TlyA family RNA methyltransferase translates to MKKERLDNILVERGIISSREIAKRLIMAGMVLVNDQKVFKPSYQVKTDDKIELLEKPKYVSRGGYKLEGAINDFKISAEGKVCMDVGASTGGFTDCLLQNKAKLVYAIDVGYGQLAQELRSNPRVIVYERINARYLDTLCEEGKVKFELLPELVVMDLSFISVTKVIIPVAKVAKEKTEFLVLIKPQFELEPKYVGKGGIVKEEYHNLAIQKVKTFLEENNFEILGLTPSKLKGTDGNQEYFIYFIKRND, encoded by the coding sequence ATGAAGAAGGAGAGACTTGATAACATATTAGTAGAGAGAGGAATAATCAGTTCTAGAGAAATCGCTAAAAGACTCATAATGGCTGGTATGGTTTTAGTCAATGACCAAAAAGTATTTAAACCATCTTATCAAGTAAAGACTGACGATAAGATAGAATTACTAGAAAAACCTAAATATGTCAGTAGAGGTGGATACAAACTAGAAGGAGCGATAAACGATTTTAAGATTAGTGCTGAAGGTAAGGTATGTATGGATGTAGGTGCATCAACTGGTGGCTTCACCGATTGCCTTTTACAAAACAAAGCAAAACTTGTCTATGCTATTGATGTTGGATACGGACAGTTAGCACAGGAATTAAGAAGCAATCCGAGAGTCATAGTTTATGAACGAATTAACGCTAGGTACCTAGATACTCTCTGTGAGGAAGGGAAAGTTAAGTTTGAATTGCTACCTGAACTTGTTGTTATGGACCTATCATTCATATCTGTTACGAAAGTTATAATACCTGTAGCCAAAGTTGCAAAAGAAAAAACCGAATTTCTAGTTCTAATAAAACCACAGTTTGAACTTGAACCAAAGTATGTTGGTAAAGGTGGTATAGTAAAAGAAGAATACCACAACCTAGCGATACAGAAAGTAAAAACATTCTTGGAAGAGAACAACTTTGAGATACTCGGCTTAACTCCATCAAAACTCAAAGGAACTGACGGCAACCAAGAATACTTCATTTACTTCATTAAGAGAAACGATTGA
- the lpxA gene encoding acyl-ACP--UDP-N-acetylglucosamine O-acyltransferase, with protein sequence MPKIHHTAIIEGNVNLGSEVEIGPYAVIKGNVIIGDGSILEIGSCIYGNVKIGNLNKIGPYAVIGSDPQDLKYKGEEVGFIEIGNENTIREFVTIHKPTSKDSSTKIGNKCLLMVGSHIAHDCVVGDEVVLVNNCLLAGFSVVEDGAFISALIGIHQYARVGKYVMIGALSKVVQDIPPFTMALGNHAEVVGINSVGLRRRNFTPEQRNRIKEAYKIIYKSEYTIRDAAKVIVDMFPDDPNIKYISDFILSSKRGIAKGLRTEEEGIVE encoded by the coding sequence ATGCCTAAAATCCATCACACGGCAATAATAGAAGGGAATGTAAATCTAGGTTCTGAGGTAGAAATAGGTCCTTATGCTGTCATTAAGGGAAATGTAATAATTGGTGATGGTTCTATATTAGAAATAGGAAGTTGTATATACGGCAATGTCAAGATAGGTAACCTCAATAAGATAGGTCCTTACGCAGTAATAGGTTCTGACCCACAAGATTTGAAATACAAAGGTGAAGAGGTTGGGTTCATTGAAATAGGAAATGAAAACACTATAAGAGAGTTCGTTACAATTCACAAACCTACATCAAAGGACTCATCAACCAAAATAGGAAACAAATGCTTACTTATGGTTGGCTCACATATCGCTCATGACTGCGTTGTTGGAGATGAAGTAGTTTTGGTTAATAACTGTCTTCTCGCAGGATTTTCGGTAGTTGAAGACGGAGCTTTTATATCCGCACTTATAGGAATACACCAGTATGCTAGAGTTGGTAAGTATGTGATGATAGGAGCACTCTCAAAAGTAGTTCAAGACATACCACCTTTTACCATGGCATTAGGTAATCACGCAGAAGTTGTTGGAATAAATTCTGTTGGATTGAGAAGAAGAAACTTCACGCCTGAACAGAGAAATAGAATAAAGGAAGCATACAAGATAATCTACAAATCTGAATACACAATTAGAGACGCTGCGAAAGTAATCGTTGATATGTTTCCTGATGACCCAAACATAAAATACATATCTGACTTTATCCTCTCGTCCAAGAGAGGAATAGCAAAAGGATTAAGAACAGAAGAGGAAGGAATAGTTGAATAA
- a CDS encoding DUF4912 domain-containing protein, whose translation MKSFDTMTKDELVKVAKEKGLDVNSKMKKEDIIKMLQGEAKTSKSRTSAKTSKLKTGKTKKILEQIEKSIDTAISSSQVYETETSVVYFVEQPKELPHEYGDTKIVLLVQDPYWTHVYWEISHKRREELGLLPRGEHGKQMVLRVYDVTGVESVFNGLNANSFFDVYVNDYTNNWYINVPEYDRSYCVDLGVIIDGNFIVIARSNIIRVPRGSVSPFYDEEWMIVTDDILRASGLGVLHEVVGSGMMLRALEMPFNISSAEFVSSFAIPERPPQRKGFWLEVHTELTVYGQTEPDATVTIFGEKIKLDKDGKFYLKMYLPDGIRNIPIVGTSSDGTHTISVIPIVEKKTERYEDIRR comes from the coding sequence ATGAAGAGTTTTGATACTATGACAAAGGATGAGCTAGTCAAAGTAGCGAAAGAAAAGGGTCTAGATGTTAATTCAAAGATGAAGAAGGAAGATATAATTAAAATGCTTCAGGGGGAGGCTAAAACTTCTAAATCTAGAACTTCTGCTAAAACAAGTAAATTAAAAACTGGTAAAACTAAGAAGATATTAGAGCAGATTGAAAAATCAATAGATACTGCTATATCTTCATCTCAGGTTTATGAAACTGAAACAAGTGTTGTTTATTTCGTTGAGCAACCAAAGGAACTACCCCATGAGTATGGAGACACGAAGATTGTTTTGTTAGTCCAAGATCCATATTGGACACATGTTTATTGGGAGATATCTCATAAGAGAAGAGAGGAGTTAGGGCTGTTGCCGAGAGGTGAGCATGGGAAACAGATGGTTCTGAGAGTTTATGATGTTACAGGAGTAGAAAGTGTATTCAACGGATTAAACGCAAATTCTTTCTTTGATGTGTATGTAAATGACTATACAAATAACTGGTATATCAATGTTCCAGAGTATGATAGGAGTTATTGTGTAGATCTCGGTGTAATTATTGATGGAAACTTCATAGTGATTGCTAGATCAAACATCATTAGAGTTCCGAGGGGTAGTGTCTCTCCGTTCTATGATGAGGAATGGATGATAGTAACTGATGATATACTCAGAGCATCAGGATTAGGTGTCCTACACGAGGTCGTGGGTTCTGGAATGATGTTGAGAGCACTTGAGATGCCGTTTAACATATCATCAGCAGAGTTTGTTAGTTCTTTTGCAATACCTGAAAGACCACCTCAGAGAAAAGGTTTTTGGTTGGAAGTCCATACTGAATTGACAGTTTATGGTCAAACAGAACCCGACGCAACCGTAACAATATTCGGTGAAAAGATAAAACTTGATAAAGATGGTAAGTTCTACCTTAAGATGTATCTACCAGATGGTATAAGAAACATACCTATTGTTGGCACATCATCCGATGGAACTCACACAATATCAGTAATACCAATAGTTGAAAAGAAAACTGAAAGATACGAGGATATAAGAAGATAA
- a CDS encoding lamin tail domain-containing protein, producing MKKTLIFTMVVAILASATLFYSCSREVAQPSNNQSQVDDGGNNNNNNNNNNNQNNVSYGPLDLVITEINWGGSYSNDTSATADGEFVEIMNNTTNTINLGGFQLRYDGGGSFTNKRVTLPSTLSLAPGEFLVVFITNNTHNPYSLVVNTGTYKRFLWSGINYIGNSGFRVAIIAPNGDEIDFVETRSGQPGQVAIKGSSGTPKRTMERVLPFISGTNNSAWEAAVSNINYAYGGTNNLGTPGASNSVWFVFRTISLSTPTNNTTINKALNSTQNFVWTLTGSGSSYSSYILVFTTNNQVFTNISVNATNTNINILAFPVETYKWFVLGVSGGITNSSTGTNTLIITNFGNITLTSPPDNDIHNIAIDGNNISFSWSYSPLGSLHIANVYLLDSSDNPVRSNMNVSSTSSSINISTLPYGDYKWYVMASNTNSALVVYSTTNNIKITNYASVGLTSPSDNYTNNIVENGTTIIFSWAYSPTAAFNQANVYVLDSMNNVVASVTGLTTTSWSTSIPNVGVYNWYVLATNTSTGMYSYSSTNTIYVTNFGSISLVSYPTNNHRHNILSDGNSISLSWSYTPAGAFNQATVYILNAVNNTIAMSTNVNTTNPSIDLSSLPSGRYRWFVMATNTTYGISAYTPTNNISVYRISNIYSGVFFSEISWAGYRISSTSVIGDGEFIELYNTNSYDINLNGWTLSYLNNTYGANRNYKITNDLIIRANSILLLLNATSNTNYLNMNNIEDYYFYTNVGNVIANGGFVFWLWSVSGGVTNVSDHVIATTSGTNTFTPAGANTPPLFSTNGGFAPIGSSSGTNISMVRTNFIYAPTNATLWRQATNATNLINGAQDHTRATPGVLY from the coding sequence ATGAAGAAAACACTTATTTTTACAATGGTTGTTGCGATACTTGCTTCGGCTACACTTTTCTATAGTTGTAGTAGGGAAGTTGCTCAACCTTCAAATAATCAGTCTCAGGTTGATGATGGTGGAAACAATAATAACAACAACAATAACAATAATAATCAGAACAATGTTTCCTATGGTCCTCTTGACCTAGTAATAACTGAGATTAACTGGGGAGGGTCATATTCAAATGACACATCTGCTACTGCAGATGGAGAGTTTGTTGAGATAATGAATAACACTACCAACACTATAAATCTTGGTGGTTTTCAATTGAGGTATGATGGTGGGGGTAGTTTTACGAACAAGAGGGTTACACTTCCTTCTACTTTAAGTCTTGCTCCTGGTGAGTTTTTAGTTGTATTCATAACTAATAATACTCACAATCCATACAGTTTGGTTGTTAATACAGGAACATACAAGAGGTTTTTGTGGAGTGGGATAAACTATATAGGTAATAGTGGATTTAGGGTAGCGATAATAGCGCCGAATGGTGATGAGATAGACTTTGTTGAGACGAGGAGTGGGCAACCTGGGCAGGTTGCGATAAAGGGTAGTTCAGGGACGCCAAAGAGGACTATGGAGAGAGTATTGCCGTTTATAAGTGGGACAAATAATAGTGCTTGGGAAGCTGCTGTGAGCAATATCAACTATGCTTATGGTGGAACTAACAATCTTGGGACGCCTGGTGCTTCAAACTCTGTGTGGTTTGTCTTTAGAACTATATCGTTATCTACTCCTACTAATAATACAACTATAAATAAAGCACTGAATTCAACGCAGAATTTTGTATGGACGCTGACAGGTTCAGGAAGTTCATATTCATCGTATATACTAGTATTCACTACTAATAACCAAGTATTTACGAATATATCAGTGAATGCTACTAACACTAATATAAACATCCTCGCATTCCCAGTAGAAACCTATAAGTGGTTTGTTCTAGGAGTATCTGGTGGTATAACTAACTCTTCAACCGGCACGAATACACTAATAATTACCAACTTTGGTAATATAACATTAACATCACCTCCTGACAATGATATTCACAACATAGCGATAGATGGTAATAACATTAGTTTCAGTTGGTCCTACAGTCCTTTAGGGTCTTTACACATAGCGAATGTGTATTTACTTGATTCTAGTGATAATCCTGTTAGGTCAAATATGAATGTATCTTCAACTAGTTCAAGTATTAACATTTCAACTCTGCCTTATGGTGATTACAAGTGGTATGTCATGGCTTCAAATACTAACTCTGCTCTAGTAGTGTATTCCACAACTAATAATATTAAGATAACTAATTACGCTTCTGTTGGTTTGACATCACCTTCAGACAATTATACCAATAACATAGTAGAAAATGGAACTACCATAATCTTCTCTTGGGCATATTCACCTACTGCTGCTTTCAATCAAGCTAATGTTTATGTTTTGGACAGTATGAATAATGTTGTTGCTTCTGTAACTGGTTTAACTACAACTTCTTGGAGTACAAGCATACCAAATGTAGGTGTGTATAATTGGTATGTTCTCGCTACGAATACTTCTACAGGAATGTACTCGTATTCATCTACAAACACCATATATGTTACGAATTTTGGTAGCATATCTCTAGTATCCTATCCTACCAACAATCACAGACACAACATACTATCTGATGGAAATAGTATATCACTCTCCTGGAGCTACACTCCAGCAGGTGCGTTCAATCAAGCAACTGTCTATATACTGAACGCAGTGAATAATACTATTGCTATGTCAACTAATGTTAATACAACTAATCCTTCTATAGACCTATCTTCACTACCAAGTGGTAGATATAGATGGTTTGTAATGGCAACTAACACAACCTACGGTATATCCGCATACACTCCTACGAACAACATAAGTGTGTATAGGATATCTAATATATACAGTGGTGTATTCTTCTCTGAAATAAGCTGGGCTGGATATAGGATTTCTTCAACAAGTGTTATTGGTGATGGTGAATTCATTGAACTTTACAATACCAATTCTTACGATATTAATCTCAATGGTTGGACATTATCGTATCTGAATAATACATATGGCGCTAATAGGAATTACAAAATAACTAACGACTTAATAATAAGAGCAAATTCAATATTGCTTCTACTCAATGCTACCTCAAATACAAATTATCTGAATATGAACAACATAGAAGATTACTACTTCTATACTAATGTTGGTAATGTTATAGCTAATGGTGGTTTTGTCTTCTGGCTGTGGTCGGTTAGTGGTGGTGTTACGAATGTATCTGATCATGTTATAGCAACTACTAGTGGAACAAATACCTTTACTCCTGCTGGTGCTAATACACCACCTCTGTTTTCAACAAACGGTGGTTTTGCACCCATAGGTTCTTCTTCTGGAACGAATATTTCTATGGTGAGAACTAATTTCATATATGCTCCTACAAATGCTACACTATGGAGACAGGCTACTAATGCTACTAATCTAATAAATGGTGCTCAGGATCATACGAGAGCAACCCCTGGAGTATTGTATTAA
- a CDS encoding bifunctional metallophosphatase/5'-nucleotidase, which translates to MKKVFKMFVISLLSILVLNPLSSVASTNSLLLVFFNDTHGKILPFKDASGKLVGGISRRATLLKEIRKTNKNVLVFDAGDLLTGSIYSSAFYGEIDVVLMNEMNYTAAVVGNHELDFGLTNILYLSRIAKFPFLSVNMKDEKGNPIFPQMVTTNINDLRIAIVGLTISDKSVYNPIYLSDITIESELVSITNFIVSQKVREKNDLVILVSHTYLSTNYRVAETGLVDVILSGHDHALTSRRIGNTLVAQAWQWGGYAGIVRVDFVGKNIVSITNYFILIDDTFTNDEKIDSIIKQYDVKLSDKFNSVIAKSDLFLDASKIRSEYSPLGGIVADIVARQSQVEIAIINAGSVRSSVQKGNITIKDIYELYPFDNNVVVLNLRGRTLKKIMEKGLNNRGKGAFLYYSHPVEVVITSKRTNYLYGGVPIYDDVLYSVAVSDFIYNGGDGYNEFKEEGVNAVNTGNPIRDMILYRLSSVGVLDERNFDTRPRIIVETKKR; encoded by the coding sequence ATGAAGAAAGTGTTTAAAATGTTTGTTATATCTCTGTTAAGTATCCTAGTATTAAATCCTCTATCTTCAGTAGCATCTACTAACTCTCTATTGTTGGTCTTCTTTAATGATACTCACGGTAAGATACTACCTTTCAAGGATGCTTCAGGAAAGTTAGTTGGTGGTATCTCAAGAAGAGCAACACTACTAAAAGAGATTAGAAAAACGAATAAGAATGTTTTGGTTTTTGATGCTGGAGATCTACTCACAGGTTCAATATACAGTAGTGCTTTCTACGGTGAGATTGATGTTGTTTTGATGAATGAAATGAACTACACTGCCGCAGTAGTAGGTAATCACGAACTGGACTTTGGTCTTACTAACATACTTTACCTTTCTAGAATAGCAAAATTCCCATTCCTTTCTGTGAATATGAAGGATGAAAAAGGAAATCCTATATTTCCTCAAATGGTTACAACAAACATAAATGATTTAAGGATTGCCATAGTTGGTCTCACTATATCTGATAAATCTGTTTATAATCCTATTTATCTGTCAGATATAACAATAGAAAGTGAATTAGTATCTATAACGAATTTTATTGTCTCTCAAAAAGTCAGAGAAAAAAACGATTTGGTAATACTTGTTAGTCATACTTATTTAAGCACAAACTATAGAGTTGCTGAAACTGGACTTGTTGATGTTATCCTTTCTGGACACGACCATGCCTTGACATCAAGGAGAATAGGGAATACACTTGTTGCCCAAGCGTGGCAGTGGGGTGGATATGCTGGTATTGTTAGAGTTGATTTCGTTGGTAAAAACATTGTCAGTATCACAAACTACTTTATACTGATTGATGACACATTTACGAATGATGAAAAGATTGATAGCATAATAAAACAGTATGATGTCAAGTTATCCGATAAGTTCAACTCTGTTATAGCAAAGTCTGACCTCTTTTTAGATGCTTCAAAGATAAGAAGTGAATACTCGCCTCTTGGTGGTATAGTAGCGGATATTGTCGCAAGGCAGTCTCAAGTTGAGATAGCAATAATAAACGCAGGTAGCGTTAGGTCAAGTGTCCAAAAGGGTAATATAACTATAAAAGACATTTACGAACTCTATCCTTTTGACAATAATGTTGTTGTTCTAAATTTAAGAGGTAGGACTCTTAAGAAGATTATGGAGAAAGGGCTCAACAATCGTGGTAAGGGTGCTTTTCTATACTATTCACATCCTGTTGAGGTTGTTATAACAAGTAAGAGGACAAATTATCTCTACGGTGGTGTGCCAATATATGATGATGTTTTATATTCTGTTGCGGTTTCAGACTTTATTTACAATGGTGGTGATGGATACAACGAGTTCAAGGAAGAGGGTGTAAATGCTGTCAATACAGGTAATCCTATAAGGGATATGATCTTGTATCGCTTGAGTAGTGTAGGTGTCTTGGATGAGAGAAACTTTGACACTAGACCTAGAATTATCGTTGAAACAAAGAAAAGATAG